A part of Thermus sp. LT1-2-5 genomic DNA contains:
- a CDS encoding BMP family ABC transporter substrate-binding protein has translation MRKRVWLLALLLGMGLAQGEKLKACFIYVGPVGDAGWTYAHDVGRKKAEAALPWLETRYVESVPEAQALPVMDRFVQEGCKVIFATSFGYMEAVLEAAKKYPEVIFAHATGFKRAPNVATYMADFYQVYYLNGLAAGALTKSGKVGYVAAFPIPEVKRHINAFALGVRAVNPKAQVLVRWINAWYDPAKAREATEALLAQGADVFAFTEDTPTVIQTAAKKGAYAFGHYTPMLKFAPDHVVSGQIVHWDAIYIDFLKKVKEGVYTPKNLQKVDYFWLLQHKAVEMGADYGVPINPKHVPLLQKARMRVGGKEVPVYDRILALLKDMSSPKPTFDPFTGPIQDRKGVVRIPAGRKASLQELLTMEWAAPGVVGDWPGEPK, from the coding sequence ATGCGAAAACGGGTTTGGCTACTGGCCCTTCTTCTCGGGATGGGCCTGGCGCAGGGGGAGAAGCTTAAGGCCTGCTTCATCTACGTGGGACCGGTGGGGGATGCCGGCTGGACCTACGCCCACGACGTGGGGCGGAAGAAGGCGGAGGCGGCGCTTCCCTGGCTGGAAACCCGCTATGTGGAAAGCGTTCCCGAGGCCCAGGCCTTGCCGGTGATGGACCGCTTCGTCCAGGAGGGGTGTAAGGTCATCTTCGCCACCAGCTTTGGCTACATGGAGGCGGTCCTCGAGGCGGCCAAGAAGTACCCGGAGGTGATCTTCGCCCACGCCACCGGGTTCAAGCGGGCCCCCAACGTGGCCACCTACATGGCGGACTTCTACCAGGTCTACTACCTGAATGGCCTCGCCGCCGGCGCCCTCACCAAGTCGGGCAAAGTGGGCTACGTGGCCGCCTTTCCCATCCCCGAGGTGAAGCGGCACATCAACGCCTTCGCCCTGGGGGTGCGGGCGGTGAACCCCAAGGCCCAGGTCCTGGTGCGTTGGATCAACGCTTGGTACGACCCGGCCAAGGCCCGGGAAGCCACGGAGGCCCTCCTCGCCCAAGGGGCGGACGTCTTCGCCTTCACCGAGGACACCCCCACGGTGATCCAGACCGCCGCCAAGAAGGGGGCCTACGCCTTCGGCCACTACACCCCCATGCTCAAGTTCGCCCCCGACCACGTGGTTTCTGGGCAGATCGTCCACTGGGACGCGATCTACATCGACTTCCTCAAGAAGGTCAAGGAAGGCGTCTACACCCCGAAGAACCTGCAGAAGGTGGACTACTTCTGGCTCCTCCAGCACAAGGCGGTGGAGATGGGGGCGGACTACGGCGTCCCCATCAACCCCAAGCACGTGCCCCTCTTGCAGAAGGCCCGGATGCGGGTGGGGGGGAAGGAGGTGCCGGTGTACGACCGGATCCTTGCCCTCCTCAAGGACATGTCCAGCCCCAAGCCCACCTTTGACCCCTTCACCGGGCCCATCCAGGACCGCAAGGGGGTGGTGCGCATCCCCGCTGGGCGCAAGGCCAGCTTGCAGGAACTCCTCACCATGGAATGGGCGGCCCCCGGGGTGGTGGGGGACTGGCCCGGGGAGCCCAAGTAG
- a CDS encoding ABC transporter permease → MEEALVRAVLFGTPILLAALGALLAERSGVVNLGVEGIMALSALAAFAAALGAGPFLGVVAGVGAGVALALFLGLFAITLRANPFVAGLAVAALGLGASGMLGKRYEGVPLETALPEAPLALSALFLALLLHLLLYRSRFGLYLRSVGENPKAADLFGVSVEGVRYLALGLGGGLIGLGGAYLSLAYRPSWTDGMTAGLGWVAIALVILAAWEPLRAVFGAYLFGLLFFLQFRLQGSVPIPSEAFAAMPYLLVILVLALSGRSRAPKALGQPFERGR, encoded by the coding sequence ATGGAAGAGGCGTTGGTGCGCGCGGTGCTTTTCGGTACCCCCATCCTGCTCGCCGCCTTGGGGGCGCTCCTGGCCGAGCGGAGCGGGGTGGTGAACCTGGGGGTGGAGGGGATCATGGCCCTTTCCGCTCTCGCCGCCTTCGCCGCCGCCTTGGGGGCAGGGCCCTTCTTGGGGGTGGTGGCCGGGGTGGGGGCGGGGGTGGCTTTGGCCCTCTTTCTGGGGCTCTTTGCCATTACCTTAAGGGCCAACCCCTTCGTGGCGGGGTTGGCGGTGGCCGCCTTGGGGCTTGGGGCGTCGGGGATGCTGGGCAAGCGCTACGAAGGGGTACCCTTGGAAACGGCCCTGCCGGAGGCGCCCTTGGCCCTAAGCGCCCTCTTCTTGGCCCTATTGCTTCACCTCCTCCTCTACCGGAGCCGCTTTGGCCTGTACCTGAGGAGCGTGGGGGAGAACCCCAAGGCGGCGGACCTCTTTGGCGTGAGCGTGGAGGGGGTGCGCTACCTGGCCCTGGGGCTTGGGGGCGGGCTCATCGGCCTGGGGGGGGCTTACCTTTCCTTGGCCTACCGCCCCTCTTGGACGGACGGGATGACCGCAGGGCTCGGCTGGGTGGCCATCGCCTTGGTGATCCTCGCCGCCTGGGAGCCCTTGCGGGCGGTTTTTGGGGCTTACCTCTTCGGCCTCCTCTTCTTCCTGCAGTTTCGGCTTCAGGGCAGTGTACCTATACCGTCCGAGGCCTTTGCCGCCATGCCTTATCTCCTGGTTATCCTGGTCCTGGCCCTCTCGGGCCGGTCCCGGGCCCCCAAGGCCCTGGGCCAGCCCTTTGAGCGGGGGAGGTGA
- a CDS encoding ABC transporter permease — translation MRLELDPAPSPKKVALSYGAFLLLALLLLGLLFLAYGVSPLRAYEILLTPLLDPLGLAEVARRAIPLLLIGAGLSLAFRVGFFNIGAEGQLLLGAVGAAYVALFLPPGPYTLPLMFLLGGALGALWAGLAAWLRVRFGASEILTTLMQNYLAYYLVVYLVAGPWKGQFVFGFLYTDRFPEAARLPRLGDSLVHWPTLLLGVGAALLLHLLLFRTSLGFSLRVLGENPQAARYLGLKEGRLMLLVALASGLLAGFAGVGEVAGIHGRLLEPAQISLGYGFTAILVAWLARGRPGLTLLTAPLLGLILAGGDALKLAFSMPFRVVDVVAGLLLLALIGAEAASRHRLIWRR, via the coding sequence ATGAGGCTGGAGCTGGACCCCGCTCCCAGTCCCAAGAAGGTGGCCTTGAGCTACGGGGCCTTTCTGCTTTTGGCCCTCCTCCTCTTGGGCCTCCTCTTCCTGGCCTATGGGGTTTCTCCCCTTAGGGCCTATGAAATCCTCCTCACCCCCCTCTTGGACCCCTTGGGTCTGGCCGAGGTGGCCCGGCGGGCCATCCCCCTCCTCCTCATCGGGGCGGGCTTGAGCCTGGCCTTTCGCGTGGGCTTTTTCAACATCGGGGCTGAGGGGCAGCTCCTCTTGGGGGCGGTGGGGGCGGCTTACGTGGCCCTCTTCCTTCCCCCGGGGCCCTATACCCTTCCCCTCATGTTCCTCCTCGGGGGGGCTTTGGGGGCCTTGTGGGCGGGGCTGGCCGCCTGGCTCAGGGTGCGCTTTGGGGCCAGCGAGATCCTCACCACCCTCATGCAGAACTACCTGGCCTACTACCTGGTGGTCTACCTGGTGGCGGGGCCGTGGAAGGGGCAGTTCGTCTTCGGCTTCCTCTACACCGACCGCTTTCCCGAGGCGGCCCGGCTTCCCCGGCTTGGGGACAGCCTGGTCCACTGGCCTACCCTGCTTCTTGGGGTGGGGGCGGCCCTACTCCTACACCTCCTCCTCTTCCGTACCTCCTTGGGCTTTTCCCTGAGGGTCCTGGGGGAAAACCCCCAGGCGGCCCGCTACCTGGGGCTCAAGGAAGGGAGGCTGATGCTCCTCGTGGCCTTGGCCTCGGGGCTCCTTGCGGGGTTTGCCGGGGTGGGGGAGGTGGCGGGAATTCACGGGAGGCTTCTGGAGCCCGCCCAGATCTCCTTGGGCTACGGCTTCACCGCCATTTTGGTGGCGTGGCTCGCCCGGGGAAGGCCCGGGCTGACCCTCCTCACGGCCCCCCTCCTCGGGCTCATCCTGGCGGGGGGCGACGCCTTGAAGCTCGCCTTTTCCATGCCCTTTAGGGTGGTGGACGTGGTGGCGGGGCTACTGCTTTTAGCCTTGATTGGGGCGGAGGCGGCGAGCCGCCACCGCCTTATCTGGAGGCGGTGA
- a CDS encoding ABC transporter ATP-binding protein yields the protein MLRLENITKRFGPVVANRGITLEVGRGEVLALLGENGAGKTTLVSILYGLYAPDEGRILLDGKEVRIPSPKAAQELGIALVPQHPELIEAHTVAENLALGLDLPPFFARRTLLAQLRALLQDHPLGVDLEAKVERLSAGEKQRVELLRALLNRPRVLILDEPTSVLTPKEAEGLFQEVARLKAEGLAVIFISHKLDEVLALADRIAVLRAGEKVGELSREEADKERLVRLMVGRSPSPPPKAPPPREEVVLEVENLLVPRHGFPVQNVSFALRAGEVLGIAGVAGSGQKELLEALAGLRPYRGQVRFLGQPLPKDPAQVFPLGVAHIPEERAMGVVGGMSVAENLALRTYSAYARFGLLDYRALEREAETLMAAYAIKAPSPRTPVRFLSGGNVQKVILARELRGGPRLVLAMHPTYGVDVGAAEEVHGRLLDLARQGAAILLVSEDLDEILALSHRVAALYHGRLVGPVPREEADRERLGRMMAEGRA from the coding sequence ATGTTGCGGCTAGAAAACATCACCAAGCGCTTCGGTCCCGTGGTGGCCAACCGGGGCATCACCCTCGAGGTGGGCCGGGGGGAGGTCCTCGCCCTTCTGGGGGAAAACGGGGCGGGGAAGACCACCTTGGTGAGCATCCTCTACGGCCTCTACGCCCCCGACGAGGGGCGGATCCTCTTGGACGGGAAGGAGGTGCGCATCCCCTCCCCCAAGGCGGCCCAGGAGCTCGGCATCGCCCTGGTGCCCCAGCACCCCGAGCTCATCGAGGCCCACACCGTGGCGGAAAACCTAGCCCTGGGCCTAGACCTCCCCCCCTTCTTCGCCCGCAGGACCCTTTTGGCGCAGCTTAGGGCCCTCCTCCAGGACCATCCCCTGGGGGTGGACCTCGAGGCCAAGGTGGAACGGCTCTCCGCCGGGGAGAAGCAGCGGGTGGAGCTCCTCAGGGCCCTCCTCAACCGCCCCCGGGTCCTCATCCTGGACGAGCCCACCAGCGTCCTCACCCCGAAGGAGGCGGAGGGGCTTTTCCAGGAGGTGGCCCGCCTAAAGGCGGAGGGCCTCGCCGTCATCTTCATCAGCCACAAATTGGACGAGGTCCTGGCTCTGGCCGACCGCATCGCCGTGCTCCGTGCGGGGGAGAAGGTGGGGGAGCTTTCCCGGGAGGAGGCGGACAAGGAGCGCCTGGTGCGCCTCATGGTGGGGCGGAGCCCGAGCCCCCCGCCTAAGGCCCCGCCGCCCCGGGAGGAGGTGGTCTTGGAGGTGGAAAACCTCCTGGTGCCCCGGCATGGCTTTCCCGTCCAGAACGTTTCCTTCGCCTTGCGGGCGGGGGAGGTCTTGGGCATCGCTGGGGTGGCGGGAAGCGGGCAGAAGGAGCTATTGGAGGCCCTGGCGGGGCTTAGGCCCTACCGGGGCCAGGTGCGTTTTCTGGGCCAGCCCCTGCCCAAGGACCCGGCCCAGGTCTTCCCCTTGGGGGTGGCCCACATCCCCGAGGAGCGGGCCATGGGGGTGGTGGGGGGGATGAGCGTGGCGGAGAACCTGGCCCTGCGCACCTACTCCGCTTACGCCCGCTTCGGCCTCCTGGACTACCGCGCCCTGGAGAGGGAAGCGGAGACCCTCATGGCCGCCTACGCCATCAAGGCCCCTTCCCCCCGGACGCCGGTGCGGTTTCTCTCGGGAGGCAACGTGCAGAAGGTAATCCTGGCCCGGGAGCTACGGGGCGGGCCCAGGCTGGTCCTCGCCATGCACCCCACCTACGGGGTGGACGTGGGGGCGGCGGAGGAGGTGCACGGGCGGCTTCTGGATCTGGCCCGGCAAGGGGCCGCCATCCTCCTGGTGAGCGAGGACCTGGACGAGATCCTGGCCCTTTCCCACCGCGTGGCGGCCTTGTACCACGGGAGGCTGGTGGGGCCCGTCCCCCGGGAGGAGGCGGACCGGGAGCGGCTGGGCCGGATGATGGCGGAGGGGCGGGCATGA
- a CDS encoding gamma-glutamyltransferase family protein: protein MDLAYYPYPSRRHVVLGRRGAVATSQPLAALAGMEMLLKGGSAVDAAIAMAACLTVVEPTSNGIGGDLFAQVWDGRLHGLNASGKSPMAFTLERLPEGRMPERGWLPVTVPGAVSGWRALHERWGRLPFPEVLAPAIRYAEEGFPVGPETGRAWKRAEGIYLSLTGPEFAAFKEVFFPGGRAPRVGEVWRSPLHAQTLRELAETYGESLYRGRLAEALARFSADTGGLLTLEDLKAHAPEWVEPLSLDYRGLTVHELPPNGQGVAALLALAILERFDLRPEDPLSYHLQVEAMRLALADAFRFVADPRYLELDPKAFLSPAYVAERRRLIGERALPKVLPGLRPEGTVYLAAADGEVMVSLIQSNYQGFGSGVLVPGTGIALHNRGLGFSLEADHPNRVGPGKRPYHTIIPGFLTREGRPLGPFGVMGGFMQPQGHVQVVVALADFGLNPQAALDRPRWQVVPGGGGDEVLLEPGIPQATALFLKDLGHRVRYEAEYGLFGRGQVILREGDALVAASDPRAEGLALAW, encoded by the coding sequence ATGGATCTCGCCTACTACCCCTACCCCTCCCGGCGGCACGTGGTCTTGGGCCGGCGGGGGGCGGTGGCCACGAGCCAGCCCCTGGCGGCCTTGGCGGGGATGGAGATGCTCCTCAAGGGGGGAAGCGCCGTGGACGCCGCCATCGCCATGGCCGCTTGCCTCACGGTGGTGGAGCCCACCTCCAACGGGATTGGGGGGGACCTCTTCGCCCAGGTCTGGGATGGGAGGCTCCACGGCCTGAACGCCTCGGGCAAAAGCCCCATGGCCTTCACCCTCGAGCGCCTGCCCGAGGGGAGAATGCCGGAAAGGGGCTGGCTTCCGGTGACGGTGCCGGGGGCGGTTTCGGGGTGGCGGGCCCTACACGAACGGTGGGGCAGGCTCCCTTTCCCCGAGGTTCTCGCCCCCGCCATCCGCTATGCCGAGGAGGGCTTCCCCGTGGGGCCGGAGACGGGGAGGGCCTGGAAGCGGGCGGAGGGGATCTACCTGTCCCTCACGGGCCCGGAGTTCGCCGCCTTCAAGGAGGTCTTCTTCCCCGGGGGCCGGGCCCCTAGGGTGGGGGAGGTGTGGCGGAGCCCCCTCCACGCCCAGACCTTGCGGGAGCTCGCCGAAACCTACGGGGAAAGCCTCTACCGGGGGCGCTTGGCCGAGGCCCTCGCCCGCTTTAGCGCCGACACGGGGGGCCTCCTCACCTTGGAGGACCTGAAGGCCCACGCCCCGGAGTGGGTGGAACCCCTTTCCCTGGACTACAGGGGCCTCACGGTGCACGAGCTCCCTCCCAACGGCCAGGGGGTGGCGGCGCTTTTGGCCTTGGCCATCCTGGAGAGGTTTGACCTGAGGCCGGAGGACCCCTTGAGCTACCACCTGCAGGTGGAGGCCATGCGCCTGGCCCTGGCGGACGCCTTCCGCTTCGTGGCCGACCCCCGGTACCTGGAGCTAGACCCCAAGGCCTTCTTGTCCCCGGCCTACGTGGCGGAGAGGCGTCGGCTCATCGGGGAGAGGGCCTTGCCCAAGGTCCTTCCCGGGCTCAGGCCGGAGGGGACGGTCTACCTGGCGGCGGCGGACGGGGAGGTGATGGTCTCCCTCATCCAGTCCAACTACCAAGGCTTCGGCTCCGGGGTCCTGGTGCCGGGGACGGGGATCGCCCTGCACAACCGGGGCTTGGGCTTTTCCCTGGAGGCGGACCACCCCAACCGGGTGGGGCCGGGGAAAAGGCCCTACCACACCATCATCCCCGGCTTCCTCACCCGGGAGGGAAGGCCCCTTGGGCCTTTTGGGGTGATGGGGGGGTTCATGCAGCCCCAGGGGCACGTGCAGGTGGTGGTGGCCTTGGCGGATTTCGGCCTGAACCCCCAGGCGGCCTTGGATCGGCCCCGGTGGCAGGTGGTGCCGGGGGGTGGGGGGGACGAAGTGCTCTTGGAGCCGGGCATTCCTCAGGCCACGGCCCTTTTCCTCAAGGACCTGGGGCACCGGGTGCGCTACGAGGCGGAGTACGGGCTGTTTGGCCGGGGGCAGGTGATCTTGAGGGAAGGGGACGCCCTGGTGGCCGCCAGCGACCCCCGAGCCGAGGGCCTGGCCTTGGCCTGGTAG
- a CDS encoding GGDEF domain-containing protein, with product MACLLVTRVCREDGVAQWGGEEFALLLPSTRTEDAQRLAERLRQTIGAQSLGVTASFGVAEYLFGEEEESLFRAAHTLYGAKNTGRNRVEVAE from the coding sequence GTGGCTTGTTTGCTTGTAACCAGGGTGTGTCGGGAGGATGGGGTAGCGCAGTGGGGAGGGGAGGAATTTGCCCTTTTGTTGCCTTCTACGCGGACAGAGGATGCGCAACGTTTGGCGGAGCGGCTTCGGCAAACCATTGGGGCGCAAAGTCTTGGCGTGACCGCAAGTTTTGGCGTGGCCGAATACCTGTTTGGCGAAGAGGAGGAAAGCCTTTTTCGCGCGGCTCACACTCTCTACGGAGCTAAGAACACGGGGAGAAACCGGGTGGAGGTGGCTGAGTGA
- a CDS encoding Wzz/FepE/Etk N-terminal domain-containing protein — translation MVETPGDELSLRDIVEVLKRHRNLILGLPLVFGVAALIYGFFIAEPRYASTATVNVAPVQVQAQLEQRIQVQGQNLVTFEGLRAIAFSDEVTREVWEALRKEGKLPTAWQDQGNTPGLERMVKDFQIKNETPRQQVVPQGQVPPVVASLTVRAPSPEVAAKAANLWAEAITRRVNEIPLARLRANLQALEEQIAPAEKAYREAQARWEAFQRASTLAQDRAELDAKTGERVSLDQERSGLERDLAAVRGRIESLQAEAARQARLVPIGTSPEQLAIINKRLEEAKRALQAETERARQAYVQAAKALESFRRRERLAEWQREQERLAQRLSEASVRLVQIATDEEVKQAALREVEAALAGEPKLLDALKEVVADPVVAAAVAQEGLAALANLKLRVQEVNPAYGPLLERAVGLRAEISALRAEGDNLKQEVERLGERLDTLRGQIATQEREKEAITLEYNTKKAAYETFRARYDQIAQLTASDLAFDNPNPEYQRLRSALIDAQAEEARLSARKAALEARLAQVEARIALLRERVARAQVEQDQVNQALELAKNAYLALSQKKTDLQIELASSQNSLAQIIAPAFPVYEKVAPKRALIFAVAVVLGLMLGVMGAFVAEALRPKEGSVAA, via the coding sequence ATGGTGGAGACTCCTGGGGACGAGCTTTCGCTGCGCGATATCGTTGAGGTTCTCAAACGGCACCGGAACCTGATTTTGGGCCTGCCCTTGGTCTTCGGGGTGGCGGCCCTTATCTATGGCTTTTTCATCGCTGAGCCCCGCTACGCCTCCACCGCCACGGTGAACGTGGCCCCAGTGCAGGTGCAGGCGCAACTGGAGCAGCGCATCCAGGTGCAGGGGCAGAACCTGGTTACCTTTGAGGGCCTCCGGGCCATTGCCTTTTCCGACGAGGTGACGCGGGAGGTATGGGAGGCTCTACGGAAAGAGGGGAAGCTTCCCACTGCTTGGCAGGACCAGGGAAACACCCCGGGTCTGGAGCGGATGGTGAAGGACTTCCAAATCAAGAACGAGACGCCGCGGCAGCAGGTGGTGCCCCAGGGCCAGGTGCCTCCCGTGGTGGCCTCCTTGACCGTACGGGCTCCCAGCCCCGAGGTGGCGGCCAAGGCGGCTAACCTGTGGGCGGAGGCGATCACCAGGCGAGTTAACGAGATACCTCTGGCACGCTTACGGGCTAATCTTCAGGCTCTGGAGGAGCAGATTGCCCCTGCGGAGAAGGCTTACCGCGAGGCCCAGGCCCGCTGGGAGGCCTTCCAACGGGCTAGCACTTTGGCACAGGACCGGGCGGAGCTGGACGCCAAGACGGGAGAGCGGGTGAGCCTAGACCAGGAGCGTTCGGGCCTCGAGCGGGACCTGGCGGCGGTGCGGGGCCGTATCGAAAGCCTTCAGGCCGAGGCGGCGCGGCAGGCCAGGCTCGTGCCCATCGGCACTTCCCCAGAGCAACTGGCGATTATCAATAAGCGGCTGGAAGAGGCTAAGCGTGCCCTCCAGGCGGAAACGGAGCGGGCGCGGCAGGCTTACGTTCAGGCAGCTAAAGCCTTGGAAAGCTTTCGCAGGCGGGAACGCTTGGCGGAGTGGCAAAGGGAGCAAGAACGCTTGGCACAACGCTTGAGCGAGGCGAGTGTGCGTTTGGTCCAAATCGCCACCGATGAGGAGGTTAAGCAAGCTGCGCTTCGGGAGGTGGAGGCAGCTTTGGCGGGCGAGCCCAAATTGCTGGATGCGCTGAAGGAGGTAGTGGCGGACCCCGTGGTGGCTGCAGCGGTGGCGCAGGAGGGGCTGGCGGCCTTAGCGAACCTAAAGTTGCGGGTGCAAGAGGTAAACCCGGCGTATGGGCCCCTTTTGGAACGGGCGGTGGGGTTGCGAGCGGAGATCTCCGCACTGCGAGCGGAGGGGGACAACTTGAAGCAAGAGGTGGAGAGGTTAGGCGAAAGACTGGACACTCTCCGAGGGCAAATCGCTACCCAAGAGCGGGAGAAGGAGGCCATCACCCTGGAGTACAACACCAAGAAGGCTGCTTACGAAACTTTCCGCGCCCGCTACGACCAGATTGCCCAGCTCACCGCTTCCGATCTCGCCTTTGATAACCCGAACCCCGAGTACCAACGCCTGCGTTCGGCCCTCATCGACGCCCAGGCGGAGGAGGCCCGGCTCTCGGCCCGGAAGGCGGCCCTCGAGGCGCGGCTAGCTCAGGTGGAAGCGCGCATTGCGCTTCTTAGGGAGCGGGTAGCCAGGGCGCAGGTGGAGCAAGACCAGGTGAACCAAGCCCTGGAGCTCGCCAAGAACGCTTACCTGGCCCTGAGCCAGAAGAAGACGGACCTCCAGATTGAACTGGCAAGCTCGCAGAATAGCCTAGCCCAGATCATCGCCCCCGCCTTTCCCGTCTATGAGAAGGTGGCGCCCAAGCGGGCCCTCATCTTTGCCGTGGCGGTGGTCCTAGGGCTCATGCTAGGGGTGATGGGGGCCTTCGTGGCGGAGGCCTTGAGACCCAAAGAGGGGTCCGTGGCGGCTTAG
- the wbaP gene encoding undecaprenyl-phosphate galactose phosphotransferase WbaP, translating into MNAKWDVGRTENQAESSESLGGLTRLRRQRVFSVIPLIVAHVIALEASLFLGYFTHLPFAGVFHSFIARDTLVSMVFGLLVFVIGYFLAGLYPGYGLAPVERLRREVQVTLLMFLTLIAWEWFFFKDGWFRGVLLLAMGYAGVLVPLGSALSREVMVRLRIWGAPVLILGAAKTGALVARALQREKVLGLNPIGFLDDDPKKWGQEVEGLPVFGPLEQAGRWLGRGVQVAIVAMPGVGRERLVKLLQELPFSQVILVPDLLGLQSLWVSGRDLAGVLALEVKKNLLLRRNKILKKVIDYFLAILGLVVSVPIIVFFALLIQLVSPGPPFYSQERVGYKGKVFRIWKLRTMYLDADKRLQEYLEHNREARLEWEQNFKLKKDPRILPVVGHILRKSSLDELPQLWNVLKGEMSLVGPRPIVKAEVKKYGTAFDLYIQVWPGLTGLWQVSGRTDTSYSERVALDSYYVRNWSLWLDLYILARTFWVVLTRRGAY; encoded by the coding sequence ATGAACGCAAAGTGGGATGTGGGGAGAACGGAAAATCAGGCTGAGTCTTCAGAATCCTTGGGTGGACTGACCCGGTTAAGGCGCCAAAGAGTTTTCTCCGTAATTCCCCTTATAGTTGCCCACGTTATCGCCTTGGAAGCCTCTCTTTTTCTCGGGTACTTCACTCACTTGCCCTTCGCTGGAGTATTCCACAGCTTCATTGCCCGGGATACGTTAGTTTCCATGGTCTTTGGACTTCTCGTCTTTGTTATCGGATACTTTCTAGCTGGGCTATACCCAGGCTATGGACTTGCCCCGGTGGAGAGGCTTCGGCGCGAAGTACAGGTGACGTTGTTGATGTTCCTCACCCTCATAGCGTGGGAGTGGTTTTTCTTCAAGGATGGGTGGTTCCGGGGCGTGTTGCTTCTTGCTATGGGGTATGCTGGAGTTCTAGTACCCCTAGGTTCGGCTTTATCTAGAGAGGTAATGGTCCGCCTGCGCATTTGGGGTGCCCCGGTTCTCATTTTGGGTGCAGCCAAAACGGGGGCTTTAGTAGCGCGAGCCCTACAAAGAGAAAAGGTTCTAGGCCTTAACCCTATTGGGTTTTTAGACGACGATCCTAAGAAATGGGGCCAGGAAGTGGAGGGGTTGCCTGTATTTGGCCCCTTAGAACAGGCAGGGAGGTGGCTAGGGAGGGGAGTCCAGGTAGCGATAGTGGCTATGCCCGGTGTTGGAAGGGAGCGATTAGTTAAGCTTCTTCAGGAGCTGCCGTTTTCCCAAGTGATTTTGGTACCTGACTTACTTGGCTTGCAGAGCCTTTGGGTTTCCGGTAGGGATCTTGCGGGTGTTTTAGCGTTGGAAGTGAAAAAGAATTTGTTATTGCGAAGAAACAAGATTCTTAAGAAAGTGATTGACTACTTTTTGGCTATCCTGGGTTTAGTGGTTAGTGTTCCAATCATTGTGTTCTTTGCTCTTTTGATCCAGTTGGTCAGCCCGGGACCACCTTTTTACTCGCAAGAGCGAGTAGGGTACAAAGGGAAAGTGTTTCGCATTTGGAAGTTGCGTACAATGTACCTTGATGCCGACAAGCGTTTGCAAGAGTATTTAGAGCATAATCGTGAAGCAAGACTCGAGTGGGAACAGAACTTTAAGTTGAAAAAGGACCCGAGAATATTGCCGGTAGTGGGGCATATTTTGCGCAAAAGTAGTTTGGATGAACTCCCTCAGTTGTGGAATGTTCTTAAGGGAGAGATGAGTCTAGTTGGGCCCAGGCCGATTGTGAAGGCCGAAGTTAAGAAATATGGGACTGCCTTCGACCTCTACATACAGGTATGGCCAGGTCTTACGGGATTATGGCAAGTATCGGGACGTACAGACACTTCTTATTCTGAACGGGTAGCATTGGATAGTTATTATGTTCGCAACTGGTCTTTGTGGTTGGACCTCTACATCCTGGCACGTACTTTCTGGGTGGTGCTGACCCGGAGGGGGGCATATTAA